A window of Streptomyces gilvosporeus contains these coding sequences:
- a CDS encoding FAD-dependent monooxygenase produces the protein MRNGTANETANPADRPRTVLISGASVAGPALAYWLAHYGYRPTVIEVAPALRGGGFAVDFRGEVHTSVLERMGLLDEIGRRATGGSPMSFIDAEGRQLAALPPEFAGGEVEILRSDLSRILFDHSLRAPADETGSATRATSASTAYLFGDTITSLTESDDGVHVTFERAPARTFDLVVGADGLHSTVRRLAFGPERDFVSHLGYYVAGWDLPADATDLGARPVGYSEPGRLATVGRTPRRAHDPGYTGETFCVFASEQELSYDRRDPNAQKKAIAEAYTGCGWRTPELIDTLWAADDLYFDSISRVDVPHWSTGRIVLLGDAAYGATVGGMGTGSALVGAYVLAGELALAAGDHRTAFARYEQQLRPYVTPCQEGGRGTGEFLAPATQEAIDARNAALNDPATVRAMLDQGTTLSTGISLPDYAALAAP, from the coding sequence GTGCGGAACGGAACGGCGAATGAAACGGCGAATCCCGCGGACCGACCCCGGACGGTCCTGATCTCCGGCGCCAGCGTGGCGGGCCCCGCCCTGGCGTACTGGCTTGCGCATTACGGCTATCGACCCACCGTGATCGAGGTGGCCCCGGCCCTGCGCGGCGGCGGCTTCGCCGTGGACTTCCGGGGCGAGGTGCATACGTCCGTGCTGGAGCGCATGGGCCTCCTGGACGAAATCGGCCGACGAGCCACCGGCGGCAGCCCGATGTCCTTCATCGATGCCGAAGGCCGCCAACTGGCCGCACTGCCACCGGAGTTCGCCGGAGGAGAGGTGGAGATTCTCCGCTCGGACCTCTCCCGCATCCTCTTCGACCACAGCCTGCGTGCCCCCGCCGACGAGACCGGCTCCGCCACGCGCGCCACCAGCGCCTCCACCGCTTACCTCTTCGGCGACACCATCACCTCCCTGACCGAGTCCGACGACGGCGTCCACGTCACCTTCGAGCGGGCCCCGGCGCGCACATTCGACCTCGTCGTCGGCGCCGACGGGCTGCACTCCACGGTCCGCCGGCTGGCCTTCGGCCCGGAGCGGGACTTCGTCAGCCACCTCGGCTACTACGTGGCCGGTTGGGACCTGCCCGCCGACGCCACCGACCTCGGTGCCCGCCCGGTCGGCTACTCCGAGCCCGGCCGGCTGGCCACCGTCGGCCGTACGCCTCGGCGCGCACACGATCCGGGCTACACGGGCGAGACCTTCTGCGTCTTCGCCTCGGAGCAGGAGCTGTCTTACGACCGGCGCGATCCGAACGCCCAGAAGAAGGCCATAGCCGAGGCGTATACGGGATGCGGCTGGCGGACGCCGGAGCTCATCGACACCCTGTGGGCCGCGGACGACCTCTATTTCGATTCCATCAGCCGAGTCGATGTGCCCCACTGGTCCACCGGCCGGATCGTCCTCCTCGGCGACGCCGCATACGGTGCCACGGTGGGCGGCATGGGCACCGGCTCCGCGCTGGTCGGCGCCTATGTCCTGGCGGGCGAACTGGCCCTGGCGGCGGGCGATCACCGCACGGCCTTCGCCCGTTACGAACAGCAGCTGCGCCCCTATGTGACCCCCTGCCAGGAAGGCGGCCGTGGCACCGGCGAATTCCTGGCCCCGGCCACCCAGGAGGCCATCGACGCGCGTAACGCCGCCCTGAACGACCCCGCCACGGTCCGCGCCATGCTCGATCAGGGGACCACTCTCTCCACCGGCATATCCCTTCCCGATTACGCGGCTCTGGCCGCGCCCTGA
- a CDS encoding TetR/AcrR family transcriptional regulator, translating to MSGDDEKRSVFGDQAGSVELLWGGRERPSRGPKPALSLERIIRTAMALADAGGLGAVSMQRVAGELDFTKMSLYRYVPGKTELVALMVDTAMGEPPAAAGGDWRTALREWAEQLAAAFRRHPWLLEATVGPRVMGPHELDWAERALGALSDTGLNGGEQLDAVVVVTGHVRAITQISASMGLSSAQAKEPEQVMAAALNELLIGRSDRFPALTAALASAEETDSRDQSLEFGLERILDGLEAHIARRAKAPAPARGRRRRPTA from the coding sequence GTGTCTGGAGACGACGAGAAGCGCAGCGTGTTCGGGGATCAGGCCGGCAGCGTGGAGCTGCTGTGGGGCGGGCGCGAGCGGCCCAGCCGTGGTCCGAAGCCGGCGCTGAGCCTGGAGCGGATCATCCGTACGGCCATGGCCCTTGCCGACGCCGGCGGGCTCGGGGCGGTTTCCATGCAGCGGGTCGCGGGCGAACTGGACTTCACCAAGATGTCCTTGTACCGCTATGTCCCGGGCAAGACGGAGCTGGTGGCGCTGATGGTCGACACGGCCATGGGCGAACCTCCGGCGGCGGCCGGCGGCGACTGGCGGACCGCGCTGCGCGAATGGGCCGAGCAGTTGGCGGCGGCGTTCCGGCGCCACCCCTGGCTGCTGGAGGCGACCGTCGGCCCGCGCGTCATGGGGCCCCATGAGCTCGACTGGGCCGAACGCGCCCTCGGCGCCCTGTCGGACACCGGCCTGAACGGCGGCGAACAGCTGGACGCCGTGGTCGTCGTGACCGGCCACGTCCGGGCCATCACCCAGATCTCGGCGTCGATGGGGCTGAGCAGTGCGCAGGCCAAGGAGCCTGAGCAGGTGATGGCCGCGGCCCTCAACGAGCTGCTCATCGGGCGTTCCGATCGCTTCCCGGCGCTCACCGCCGCTCTCGCCTCCGCCGAGGAGACCGATTCCCGCGACCAGTCCCTGGAGTTCGGGCTGGAGCGCATCCTGGACGGCCTGGAGGCGCATATCGCCCGGCGGGCGAAGGCCCCCGCCCCTGCCCGGGGACGCCGGCGCCGACCGACCGCCTGA
- a CDS encoding rod shape-determining protein, with amino-acid sequence MASSTSSRTSSGTSADRSGAYDIGIDLGTANTLVYARGKGVVLNEPSVVAVSATGEIIAVGSDAKRTIGRTPSGISAMRPLREGVIADFDAAEQMLRALLKKALPTRRFARPRVVICVPSGITGVERRAVIDSARSAGAREVHLIEEPMAAAIGAGLPVDEPVGCMVVDIGGGTTEVAVVSMGGLVTAQSVRIAGDALDAAIAAHIKKKHALSIGERTAEDIKIAIGSAVRIPAPRTAPDDDGDGDGEGDGADTAPPRTSFTVRGRDHITGLPRLQEITEDEIRDALTEPVDAIIRAVHQTLDACPPELSGDIIENGIALTGGGALLRGLDLRLHQEMGVPVTVADQPLDCVVNGTAKCVDEFAALRGLLAGAKERPRRTVRL; translated from the coding sequence ATGGCGTCCAGCACTTCCTCGAGAACGTCGTCCGGCACCTCCGCCGACCGGTCCGGCGCCTACGACATCGGCATCGACCTCGGCACCGCCAACACCCTGGTCTACGCCCGCGGCAAGGGCGTGGTGCTGAACGAACCGTCCGTCGTCGCCGTCAGCGCCACCGGCGAGATCATCGCCGTCGGATCGGACGCCAAGCGCACCATCGGCCGCACGCCCTCCGGGATCAGCGCGATGCGCCCGCTGCGCGAGGGCGTCATCGCCGACTTCGACGCCGCCGAGCAGATGCTGCGCGCCCTGCTGAAGAAGGCCCTGCCCACCCGCCGTTTCGCCCGGCCCCGGGTGGTCATCTGCGTACCCTCCGGCATCACCGGAGTCGAGCGCCGTGCGGTGATCGACTCCGCCCGCAGCGCCGGTGCCCGCGAGGTCCATCTGATCGAGGAGCCGATGGCCGCCGCCATCGGTGCGGGCCTGCCCGTCGACGAGCCCGTCGGCTGCATGGTGGTCGACATCGGCGGCGGCACCACCGAGGTTGCCGTCGTCTCCATGGGCGGCCTGGTCACCGCCCAGTCCGTACGGATCGCCGGCGACGCCCTGGACGCCGCCATCGCCGCGCACATCAAGAAGAAGCATGCGCTGTCCATCGGCGAACGCACGGCGGAGGACATCAAGATCGCCATCGGCTCGGCGGTCCGGATCCCCGCTCCCCGTACCGCCCCTGACGACGACGGTGACGGCGACGGGGAGGGCGACGGTGCCGATACGGCGCCGCCCCGTACCTCCTTCACCGTCCGCGGCCGCGACCACATCACCGGGCTGCCCCGCCTCCAGGAAATCACCGAGGACGAAATCCGCGACGCCCTCACCGAGCCGGTCGACGCCATCATCCGCGCCGTCCACCAGACCCTCGACGCCTGCCCGCCCGAACTCTCCGGCGACATCATCGAGAACGGCATCGCACTCACCGGCGGCGGCGCCCTGCTACGCGGCCTGGACCTGCGACTGCACCAGGAGATGGGCGTCCCGGTGACCGTCGCCGACCAGCCGCTGGACTGCGTCGTCAACGGCACCGCCAAATGCGTCGACGAATTCGCCGCACTGCGCGGCCTGCTGGCGGGTGCGAAGGAACGGCCGCGCAGGACGGTGCGGTTGTGA